Within Lolium rigidum isolate FL_2022 chromosome 5, APGP_CSIRO_Lrig_0.1, whole genome shotgun sequence, the genomic segment AACTAATGGTTCTTTGTCAGATGCAAATATTTATATGTGCACCATGTAAATAATATAGTGCTATCTTCCCCAGTCCAGCTAGCTATTAGAGATGACCGTTGCGCCTATGTGCCAAGTTCGATGTGAACATGTATACACCTTCGACTAGGCCCCTAGCAGGATAGGAGAACACACCACCGTTTAGTTTGTATGTTAACACATGAGTgttggtaagagcatctctagccgatcCCTTATTGTTTAGCCTCAGTTCAGTTAAGTATATTTTAATTTCTTATATTTTCTCCTCTAAAGAAAAGCATTTTCTCACCGCTCTCTTATAATTAAACTCTCTAATTTCGTTGTTGTTTCCAAATCAAACTATTCAAAGCCAAACACATGCAAATGGATCAAAAAGTAGAATAGCACGAATACGAGTAAATAAAATTTAAGGTTACAAACCAAATTATTCAACATGGACAGATGTCACAGTTCATGAAGTGAATACCACAAATAGTCCAAACGAAATAAAAGCACAGCTATGAAGTATTGTGGAGTTGCTCATGACGCTCAATAAGATCATTTTATAGGTGAGTATGAATCTCTTGGTTCTCTATGTGCCGATGTGCTTCGAGGAATCTCTAAATAATGTTTGCATTATGTCCTGGTTCCACAAGATCCACATTGAAGATGTATCGAGATTTCTCATCTCACATGTCACactcatcttcaatgatcatgttatgcaaTGACGCAACATGTCATTATTTTCCGTAGGACCTTTTGTTTCCAATACTCAGCAGGGCCATGAACAACGGCAAAGCTGTTTTGAAGCACAACTAAAGCTATCTCCACATCCTTCATTTTCGACGCTTGCATCCGTGAGAAGTGAGATGTCATGCGGGTTGAGGCGGGTTGAGGAGGCACAACACCTTACCGAAGACCTCAAAGTGAAACGGAACTGATGAGGACCGAAAGATCAAGTAGGTCCATGCCCAAGCTAGAGTTCAGGCCAAGCAGTGGCCCAAGAACCTGAGCGAGGGAGAGTGTTAAGGGCATTGGCATGCGTCATCATCAGGTATCGAATTATTTATTGTAATTGAACTAGTTCCTCGAgaacttctcttcctcctccccagACTTCATCGTGATTCCCTTTCCCACCATAattttttggaattatcaataggGAGACCATCGAGATGAACTTCTCATGTTTATTTGCTAcgggcttacaaagttgtttcataaaaaatctttatttgctacgggcttacaaagttgttttataaaaaatgaacttctcatgtgacgtgtgtaaaaaagacaaaactcagtgctaaaaataatgcttttataagataaattttgtctttttacatagaccacaaaaaatattgatttttcgtgaaacttgacgaatgcacgtatattatggagatgtatatgtagaatgttttgtcaaaaaaattcgacaactcaaaatataattttttggtatagtGAGCATACCACcccggagccgaattgaatttctgatcATTAGCCTAGCTGTACGAGAAAGAAAGAGAGAAACGAAAGCTTACGTAAACAAAGATTTCTTCCATTTTTCTATGCACATTTCCTATCACTGCCAGTAATAGGTCGGTCCCGTAGCTTAATCATTTCAGTCTGTCTACGAACTAGCGGACTCCTAACAAAATCCTAGACCCTTCCTATGCACTGGCAAAACAATCATGCTATCTAATCTACAATCCCAAATCAGACACCAAAGCGaacaagaaagagaaaagaatGGGCGTATGTACAGTGAGCTTCAGCCGCTGTGTGGCAACTCCTTCCCTTCCCGGTGCGAGGGGAGCCCCTGGCTCCGCAATGTGTGCGTGCTCGATGTCGCCGTTGTCGCGtttgaagccgaagccgacgctTGCGACGTCGACACGGCGGACGTCGAGGGGGTGGTGCCGGATGACGACCCGTCGGAGTACTGCGAGCTGCGCAGGCCGTGGGCCCTCCTCCGGTACCGCGACCCGGGCGCGCCAGGCCGCGTCGGCTCCTCCAACGTGCTCTGCTTCTTGGACAGGATGATGACCACGCGCTTCATGTCCGGCCGCAGCCGCGGGTCGGCCTGCACGCAGAGCAGCCCGATGCGGATGCACAGCAGCACCTGGTCctgctctgccgccgccgccttcagGGACGGGTCCAGCAGCTCCATGCTCCGCCCCTTCTTGTAGAGCTTCCAGGCGTAGTCAAGGAGGTTGTCGGCGTCGGAGTCGGGCGGCGGGATGAATGCCGAGTTCTTGCGGCCGGAGACGATCTCGAGGACGAGGACGCCGAAGCTGAAGACGTCGGCCTTGGCGGAGAGGTGGCCGTGCATGAGGTACTCGGGGGCCATGTAACCGTTGGTGCCGGCGACGCGGGTCTGCACGTGCGACCGCCCGTCGCCGGCCTCCGGGTAGAGGCGCGCCATGCCGAAGTCGGCGATCTTGGCCACCCACCGGTCGTCCAGGAGGATGTTGCTGGC encodes:
- the LOC124658039 gene encoding cysteine-rich receptor-like protein kinase 43; the protein is MKPRDLLSRIRRPFSSSSSSSARRAAADARREEEDLEAIAAREQRAFRYEALLAATRGFGAKQKLGEGGFGPVYRGTLEDGREVAVKRLGAASRQGAREFRNEASLLSRVQHRNVVNLLGYCAHGADEKLLVYEYVPNESLDKILFSGSNAAPHRQGNKSSSDSSRQLRAELTWPRRHEVVVGVARGLLYLHEDAHTPIIHRDIKASNILLDDRWVAKIADFGMARLYPEAGDGRSHVQTRVAGTNGYMAPEYLMHGHLSAKADVFSFGVLVLEIVSGRKNSAFIPPPDSDADNLLDYAWKLYKKGRSMELLDPSLKAAAAEQDQVLLCIRIGLLCVQADPRLRPDMKRVVIILSKKQSTLEEPTRPGAPGSRYRRRAHGLRSSQYSDGSSSGTTPSTSAVSTSQASASASNATTATSSTHTLRSQGLPSHREGKELPHSG